One genomic region from Yarrowia lipolytica chromosome 1C, complete sequence encodes:
- a CDS encoding uncharacterized protein (Compare to YALI0C01507g, no similarity) encodes MREYSHVARYNSHNSGDTGRNTVRGQLQVTGGIHIYRSHKPHLTRGKKIHKKSTSTPQLQLYHNMSLSLPPEIITMVCYHLDTKSLLALEASCSEIRAITSSRFLDEALFAHRCRDLCQWISPQYGHGSWRGTLRRLKRVVTPMDYHNLHFMYELAEGGRLPSRFRRGELVKRSHLNTKMEREGKKTDQNKRLSVIASDVVARNFRCKILHNRIQMHHNGVIITLNMSDQIGVCETARPEFSIKDDGEKGWRYEYETRLGQVVLPFEASFIAQTDDHMTVKAISGDSKDKFFFVDMTTLPHKQPMKVPAHTALHTVGSLALLTDDSHLHVVHQTGVYSFGEQHGRKKFTVCGPFLVVLYDNLVLSVLYQDDSSVYLVGHVVLQGWNFETARLVADVTLHKFVMLCSDNCTLLMDLETLEMDTLPPSQINSIDSELNAWAYSERYLKVIAYKAACIKKATEERIGRVIEEPFVFDFRYVNNVAEEGLIQMSTHSTIV; translated from the coding sequence ATGCGTGAGTATTCACATGTCGCTCGCTACAATAGCCACAACTCCGGTGACACAGGTAGGAACACCGTCAGAGGGCAGCTTCAGGTAACAGGCGGGATTCATATATACCGGAGCCACAAACCCCATCTCAcaaggggaaaaaaaatacacaaGAAATCAACATCCACTCCGCAGCTTCAGCTCTACCACAACATGTCGCTATCGCTGCCTCCGGaaatcatcaccatggTGTGTTATCACCTCGACACAAAAAGCCTCCttgctctggaggccaGCTGTTCAGAAATCCGAGCAATAACGTCGTCGCGGTTTCTCGACGAGGCGCTATTTGCACACAGATGCCGAGACCTGTGCCAGTGGATCTCTCCTCAGTATGGCCATGGCTCCTGGAGAGGCACTCTACGACGTCTCAAACGAGTGGTGACGCCCATGGACTATCACAATTTGCATTTCATGTACGAGCTGGCCGAAGGCGGGCGTCTTCCCAGCCGTTTCCGCCGAGGAGAACTCGTCAAACGAAGTCATCTCAACACAAAGATGGAACGGGAGGGCAAGAAAACTGACCAAAACAAACGACTGAGCGTGATAGCGTCAGACGTTGTTGCCCGCAACTTCCGCTGCAAAATCCTCCACAACCGCATCCAGATGCACCATAACGGAGTCATCATCACCCTCAACATGTCCGACCAAATTGGAGTTTGTGAGACAGCACGTCCGGAGTTTTCAATCAAGGACGATGGAGAAAAGGGCTGGAGATACGAGTACGAAACGCGTCTGGGACAAGTGGTGCTGCCGTTTGAAGCTTCTTTCATTGCTCAAACAGACGACCATATGACAGTCAAGGCCATCTCGGGAGACTCCAAAGACAAATTCTTCTTCGTGGACATGACCACGCTGCCTCATAAACAGCCCATGAAAGTGCCAGCACACACCGCTTTGCACACTGTGGGATCCCTTGCTCTTCTTACTGATGATTCACACTTACATGTTGTGCACCAAACTGGAGTCTACTCGTTTGGAGAACAACATGGAAGAAAGAAGTTCACTGTGTGTGGACCCTTCCTCGTGGTATTGTACGACAACCTGGTGCTCTCCGTCCTCTACCAAGATGACTCTTCCGTTTATTTGGTGGGCCATGTCGTACTCCAAGGATGGAACTTTGAAACTGCTAGACTGGTAGCAGACGTCACCCTGCATAAATTCGTCATGCTGTGCTCAGATAATTGCACGCTGCTGATGGATCTAGAAACCCTAGAGATGGACACCTTGCCTCCATCCCAAATCAACAGTATTGATTCGGAACTCAACGCATGGGCTTACTCCGAGCGGTATCTCAAGGTCATAGCCTACAAGGCTGCATGTatcaagaaggccaccGAGGAGAGAATAGGACGAGTGATTGAGGAGCCGTTTGTATTCGACTTTCGCTACGTGAACAATGTAGCCGAGGAAGGGTTGATTCAGATGAGCACCCATTCAACTATCGTTTAA